cctaattaaaatatatagaaatagaaatttttttcttctccagAAACATATATCTTTCTTAAACAAACAGAGTATataacatagtttttttttgataaagggcTTTTATAGTATACAACATAGTTCTTTTAACTAATcatgataatattatttaaaaaccgTTCTCTTTCCTATATTACGGTAATAATGAAAACACATTTGCTaccataatatatgttttaaacacATGGTGTAATTAGTGATCAtggaaatggaaaaaaaaaataaaaatttatcatttcTAAAAAGTACACCATATATAGATATTGTTTTATCCCTATTTCATTTTGAGTGAATTGGGTCAATATCCTAGAAGAAGTAACTAATTAAGAAAATACCTATAACACAAAAATTGTGGGCCTTCAAAATGATCTAGCAGAGCCGAAATGACAAAATTGTCCTTCTGTCTATAAGAGAGAGATCGACATTACGACCGGTGATAATAGGTTAGAagttaaaagaaatataaatgtaaTCGAGGGAATATGACATGTTGGACAATGAGGTCAAATTGATTTGAGGTCATAAGACCCATGCCCTCGCTCGACCCGAGTCTCGTGAGTACAAGCCACTCTCCACGCTCGCTGGAACaactaaaccaaacaaaaagagGACGATTATGCGCCGGCGAGACGCTTGGCGGTGGTGTGTCGTGCCTATTTCACCATAATCGGCAAGAAAATCGGAGCcaacaatttgtttttattttttctaagttTTGAATGATGAAAATCGTGTGTTTAGTGATAGATTTATGTAATTGGAACAAAAACAATACGAAATCGCATAAAAATTTGATGATATAAGAGAAAACAGAAACTGGCGGCCATGAAAACAGCTTAAGCTgtcgaaaaccctaaaaaaaaatttggggaagaagataaattatttacatttataccactcattaaaagaaaaaaaaatcagtgtaTAGCGCCACTCGAACCTGGGAAACGAGCTTGAGAGTAACAAGCTAAACCACCAGACCATTGTAACTTATTCAAATAAAGCTTTCAAACTCTATACTATAACCCTTTATACCCGAAAATGGTATTCAACGAAATTTAGCGACATTTTAGATTGACCTTAGAAATAGTTTGGTGGTTTGTATTTAGCTAGTTAACAAAATCACGGGTTgggttaaaacaaaatttatgttGCTAAAGATAGTTGTGGAATTTGATTTAGGATTTTAGCATGTTTTATGATGTAATATACGCTAAACATATTAATTTAGAGCGTAGAAGATTTGTTTTAAAGCGAAAACaggttaaataataaaactcACAATTCTGTTTCAATGCTAGTCTGACATATTAAGAACGAATTTAGCCAAATCTTAAATCTTACATATTAAGAAGGGATTAAGGTGTTACTTGAATACTTATAACGAACCGCACGCTAATtgtttggttgaataatttttgTCTCCAATATATTGGAAACATGATAGATGACGACGTAGCAACCAAAATTAAGGTGAAACTGCAAGTTAATTGTCTGGTTAAATGCTACTTTTACGTGTTAAAACTAAAGTTAGCATGTATATTGATAAAGTAGctattaaaattaaagttagCATGTATATTGATAAAGTTGTGATCCGTTTACATAGATGCAGAAATcgataaaagaaaacaacaggttaagaaaacaaaaagtagCAACCAGAGTTATAAGTATCTGGTTATATCTAGAATTGATCAACCCCAAGGAGAGGCAAGGAACTGATCCTCTGCTCACGACCACCAACTCTGCTCACGACAAAATGAGTTCAAAACAGATTGAGAGAGAGGCAGAGAGGTCGAACTGTTGTGGTCGTGGTGTCGGACGACAATGGTGGTGACGATGGTGGTAAAAACAATAGAACACTCCTAAAactattgaaaattgaaaacaatcAAACACTTCTTTGCAGCCTCTGTTCCTGAAATGAACGTTGCCTTTTTGCCTTTTCCCCCCCATTACTTCAGGCCTGGCCTGTAAAAGAACATAGTAGAAGCTTTGAGATACTGACCAACATAAAGCTTACACTTATATTCACATAAAAGAACCACAAGAAACCACAAATTATATAATCTGTCAGAAACTCACTTTGGTTCAGATCTTTCTCTATCTCTCAAAATAACAAGAATTTTCATATATCAGAACAACTGAAGCACAACTGAGGAAGCAAAGTTTCTATACGTTCATAACTAGTAGATAGAAAATCATAACTTGTAGAAAAGTACCTGCCATCAAACAGAGGATAATAAAACAAGACTAAGAGAACCAACATTTACGACACTGTAAAATAGAAACATAGAGGATAATAAAACAATTAGCAAGCAAACAAAAGAAGAGGCAGGCTATACATCTATTTGGCAGACTAAGTCCAGTTGACATACGATTCAGATGCAAGCTTATCTGATAGTACAAACAAACCATTAGCAATACAAGCAGAGTCATTGTCTGTCTAGACATTGTAGATGACAGATAAAATTGAATGGTAGCAAAGTATTTACCAAGTGTATGTTGCTATATACGTacataagttaaaaaaatagaaaattagcTAGACTTGTGGCAAATGTGGATGGCTAACCCGGTCTTCTGCTTGTCCATGGTCATCTCCCAGGGAGAGAAAGGGTTGTTCTCGAGGTAAGCTTCTTGTGGACAAAGTCGAAGAGGTTGTCGTGGAGGTTCAGGGTCTGTAACCGGGTTAAACCGGAGAGATCGGGGTTCGGACCGGAGATTCGGTTCTGGAAAAGCTCCAGGACAATTAGCTCTGTGAGGGTTTGGAGTTTCGGAGGGAGGGTTCCTCAGATTCCTTTGGTTTTGAGTTGGATTCTCGTGACTCTGTTGCTTGTCTCGCATTAAACGGTTGGCCATTTACAAGGTTTGGGGTTGGACCAGTCTATGTCTTTACTGAGGTTTAGGCTCGATTTGAGGGCTTGCATAGTTCCGCGTCGACGCTGGTCGGAGACGCTGCGAAGTTTAGTGAGgaggaaacagaggaaacaAAGATGAGATTTTGACATTACGAAGTTAAAGGATGGAGCTTGCTTCCAGGGTTTTATGGTGGAATTGAAGGAGGAGCAGAAAGGCTCTTTCTTTTACAGGGAAAGGGGAAAATTAAGAGATGGAATCGGCGGAGATGGAGGGAGAGAGATAAGAGTATGGAATCATaaaagctaaaaaaaaattgatttttattctTCTGGAGAAAAAATGGATGAACCAGACACAGAGATACATATAGAGTGAATTGGCTGATCCTTGAGAATAAAGAGATGAATATATGTAATTGAAAGATTTGAGTTTGGAATTGGTTCTCGTAAATGTGGATGAAAGCTGAATATGAGACGGGGGATTCGAAAGAATTTTGAGATTCGCAATTTCTTAAGCTAATGAGAAAgttttgaaaaggaaaaattaaataaatatatgtcgGTAACATCTCAAACAGGTAACCGGTTGTTCAGTTTCAAAAGGGAACAAGGATAAAAGGGTAATTGAATCGGTCGACATACGCGTTGGGAACATAAATTGTGTATACACCTAATTACCATATAAAGCTTATGTGTACAGCGCAAATACTCTTTCATTTTTATAgggaattataaaaaaaaatatttctcacTACTTTGGGAAAGAACAtactttatcatttttatttttattcattttttatttcttcatcAGTTAGACTTTTattgttgttcttgtttatAAACATGCCCAAATTACAAGTCAGAAAAAAGTCGGTAACTATTAGAATTAgttaatgtttatataaattagAATATTAGTGGTTACGCGACCAAATTATTGCATAGTGGAAACATTTATGGCTATTTTTCCACCACCACTTTGCGTACTTAAATTGAACAACTCTTTTACATTCTCTGGACATCAAGCTGTCTCTTCTGAAATCAATGTAGGAAAAGTAATAATCTATCAAAATAGTATTTCTTTgtaaaaaaagagaatattgaaatttcttatctttgaggGCGACAAATAATTTTAGGTACGTACAATTCATGAAATGAGTCTGTTGTTGACCGATGGATTCCcctttatttttacttttattcaaaaaaaaaagaacaacaaaGGGGAGATAAAggaatatagatttttttttcacatcGCAATTATATTGAAAGGGTGGGGggcaaaatttaaatatgaatatGAGTGTAGAAACTCATAAAACAACATTCATGATAAACCAAACGtagtatatactattttattagtTATTGGTTAGTGTATTTTGATCAATTtgaaaatctaaactaaatctagtgttattggttttatgattttaaaatatgtattgaaaTTATACGTTAttcgtttaatgattcataaattttaattcaaataaagtgttattcaatcatacggatttactaatagcTTTGATGTATTTGAATGAGTTTGCAAAGAtttctttgttaaaaatacaaaggctCAAATCCGAGagaatttaaaaatttgtatattttacttggatttataaatactgtatggatttctaaatcaatcaaaatatataaaccaataacactttCTGAAATcatactattttataaaattatgttgctcataaaaagaaaaacaaagggGAGATAAAAGAATATAGATTTTTCACACCACAATTATACtgagagggggggggggtaaatttaaatatgattaCGAGTGtaaaaactcataaaacaaCATTCATGATAAATCAAACGTagtatttactattttataaaatcaaattgttTATTAAATTGTAGTAATAATAGTTTACCAGTTTGATCTCTAAAGTATAAGCTGCGATTTCTTTCTATATTGTAAAGGAATCaaatagttttttgtttttaactagGTTTTTAGTTCATCTCTTGATATTCTATATATTGTGGTCCCATAAAAGGTGTCAATTAATTCACACAACGATTATAAAACAGAAGTGACGTTACACCAGAGTCGCCAATCACATTTACtctcatttttataataatttctccatcttcttccttcCTCTTCTACCTTATAGAACCTTCACAGATCATAAACTCTATATCTCTGCAACAATCTATAGCTTCTTGTTGATTCATTACATATAGAAATGGGAAGACATTCTTGTTGTTATAAGCAAAAGCTTAGAAAAGGCCTTTGGTCTcctgaagaagatgaaaaactTCTCAATTACATAAGTAGACATGGTCATGGCTGTTGGAGTTCTGTCCCCAAGCTCGCAGGTTTGGCTTCCATCATGGGCTCTTATCTTTGAAAAGTTAagaaaattgtatatatatcttttacaatgtttgtatatatatgcatttggTATGATCATATAGGTTTGCAGAGATGTGGAAAGAGTTGTAGACTTAGGTGGATAAACTATTTGAGACCAGACTTAAAAAGGGGAGCTTTCTCTCAAGACGAAGAATGCTTGATCATTGAGCTCCACGCTGCGTTAGGCAACAGGTTAATAAAAATTAGCAACATGttacataatattacaaaaaaatattaaaatgtagaTTTTGGAATATGTTTCATTATATTCTGAGTCCGTTTTGAATTGTGTAGATGGTCTCAGATCGCAACTAGGTTACCAGGAAGAACAGACAACGAGATCAAAAACTTTTGGAACTCATGTCTTAAGAAGAAGCTGAGAAGAAAAGGCATCGACCCAACTACACACAAACCCTTAATAAGCGATCTTCAAACTCTTAACGTCATAAATCAGAAGCTGACGTCATCCGAAGTACTAAAGTTAACGGGTTTGTTAAACAATCCACATGATCAGTCAATGATCGTCTCATCGCAACCAGGTTCATGGTGGTTCCCGAATCAAAACGCTGCGTTTTGCTTAAGTTCAAATACGGTTTCAGACCAGATCGTATCTTTAATCTCTTCAATGTCCACGTCATCATCTACGACACCAATTACTTCATTAAACCCTGTTCCTGAACTCAATTACTGCAACAACACAGTTCCATCTCCCACCAACAGTATCTACAGTGCTTTCTTTGGTAATAATTACACAGAAGCTAGCCAAatcaacaataataataataatcatgtAGTGAATCATCCTCATGATCAAGACATGAAGTCATGGGCATCGGAGATACTTCATTACAACCAAAGCTCAGAAACTGGTTTAGAAGCAGAGGTGAAGCCAGATATTGCCAAGTACTATTGGAGATCagcatcatcatcgtcatcaccAAACGAAAACGCTGAGGCATTACTACATGATGCTGACATTGAGTGGTATGCTAAAAATCTTCAAAAAGTTCATAACATGGCGTTTGATCAGAGCCTTTAGAGTTATATTATATGCTAGAGAATTTTCTATCTATATTCACGGACCGGAGTTTATTTGAttgatacatatataatatatgttcgTCATGTAtgtaagtatatatatgttttttggtTGTGTAAATTTTCGCGatcgtgtgtatatatatttttggtgctaAGATGTAActcgtttttcttctttttacttGTCATGACTTTGATCTTAATAgagtttcaaattatttttatttaccacTATGCTACCTTTGCTTGAGAAAAGTTATTACTGGttacgaaattttgaaaaactacaaaaatagaacctatttaaaataaaataaacacgTCCCGGTAGAGTTGGAtggtgttttattttttcatgaaGGAGAAGTTATTCTTACCAAGTTCGAGTAGAGACTTCTTCTTCGGAAAAGTGATTCCGGACAACATGACGCATGCGTGAAAGTCaatatttctttttgtattataagtttacatatatgtatatgtctCAAATATAACAGTAATTCATTTTTCAATTAACTTTGGGTTTTATATTACAAGTGAACCCACCATGTTATTATTGTAAGAAACGGCGAATAGTTTATGAATATGATAATATTCATAAATTGACTTTAATAagttatataatcaaaaatgtAATTAGAGTATGATTTGtgtttaaactttaaactatATGAATTTATATAACTTAGAACACTATTTTGAAAGAAATTTAATCCGTTTGAAAACTAGTTTAAttgtatgttaaaaataaaaatagtcgAATCTCGAAAGGGTTCATACTTATTTGATTATAAAATGTAAAAGAGAcgtcattaaaatattttgaattgttaattacgattttttttgtttaactacttaaatttttttttgtagttgtcgaccaaaaaaaagattatttgttTTGTCTATCTTCAGAAGTTGAAACTAGGACTGGTCTATCTCTGTGCCAAAAACTTCTCTAGCTTTAGCTGGTTAAGGTATTGAACTATTGATGAAACCGAATTACAAGTGAAAATGTGCGAATGAGACAATTCATCTTAGAATGGCAGTCCATCGTTGTCTCCTTTAGAAACAGAGATCAAGGTGTGCTTCACTTGTCAACAGTTCTCtcatattcaatttttttacttCTCATAATCGATTTCCCACATGCAGTTTTGAAAATGACGTATGAAAATTGGAAGATGTAATATTAGAACGAGGAGAGCATGTGAGAAAGACCAATCTGCGAGTTCAGGTTTCCGTGCATGAAAGAAGACTAATTTACATGCATGTTCTTCTTTCTTGaatttttaactaattaatttaatgaatttttttctgaCAGATTCTTTTAACAATTGACTCTAAATTCATCTTTTGTTTCTGAGATCGtcatttatatgtttataaatgaAATTGATATATTGCAAAATGGTTAGAATTTTTCTTACGTCATCAGACTTAGTTtcaaagaaattaatataacgatTATAAGTTCCATCcctaaattattatatatctcGATTCTTGGTCATCGGTTactataaaaagaaagaagTCATACGCGTAGAAGAAGGGACCATTGTCTTGTAAGATGGCGAAATACGAAATTCGAATTTGTGTACTCTTCTGACAATATCCCAATATATAATCCACACGAGGGATGCTTTTGAGTTGGTGCTTGCAGAAGAAGGGACCCTTGTTGCTGACAGTGGTTCATAAAACTGGAAAAGCCATGCAAGGGATAAGAAGAGCCAAGCAGATATCTAATTCAGAAAATAAAAACCATACATTTGAGATTTTATTATTAGTCAAGGAAATCTAACTTGTAAGATTATATTGTACATATGAGCGGTAATGGAAATTTTAACATGCTTTTAGCCTTTATATGAATATGATGCTCATGATCATGGACTTATTATTGGATATGTGAATATCAAGACTGGTGAAAAAGATGTGACACATGTTAgcaattatatagttttttgtaaGCCAAAATCAAACGATGAGATGAAAGTAACTTGCATATATTGTCGGCTATTATTAGCTTGATTGATTGATGCCTATATGGCTTCCCTTTCTCTGATTTATAGTTTGATAAGAAATACCTATATTTTCGGTCCGACTCTATAaactattcaaaattttgatgcTATCTTTTAATTCcaatttattaatgtttttactaaaaattattgatttattggGGATTGTTTTCTTTGACAAATaggtttttaattagtaataatTTCAGTAATATTACACGGAAATTAtcatttacaatattttatgtatttccCTTTATGAAAAGGGACgaacatatgtttttttttttaattatacagaGGTATTTTGGCCACATAGAAATGGATACATACTAGCCACgtgttaatatattttcagtACACATGTCGGTTTCGTGTCCCTATCAATGCCGAAATGTAAATATCACATATAAAAGAATGAATTACCGATGTTACACAAAGCCAAAAATGATTATTAATCAACATTTCCCCCAATGCTGGTTGTTGAACGAGAGTATAAATACAAAGAATTCTATAGAATTTTTGAAAGCAAATGTGCATgagttgatcatttgtattttgaagACTTATAGAACGTTTTTTTATGCTTACACCTTGTAATTTGCATGTGAGCCAAAATAATTGAGGCCCTACTTCAATCATAACTTCATTTCTATATTACAATCACAAAACATCACtatcccatatatattaattgaagaacatttgaaaagatataaactcaatttttgtaataattaaaaaagacttCTTACTTATATGTCAATCAATTAGGTAGTTAACTAGTCATACGTGTCAGcctcacattaaaatttaaaaatatgttggtccaattcaatttttatacctcaataaaaacatttaataccaactatatgatatcatatgatattaactaaagcaaggtgacaatttattatatattatttccttaaataaaacctacagaattatctaatgtgattatgatatactgtatatagtaattaatgattttaaataatgaaaatttgctaataatatgtatgttttctatcatttttgtttaattctttactattaaaataaattacacaattacattaatcatatattaaaatttagatttttttgtatatgttgtattttgaatttttaaaacgagtataaattactaaaactgttaaaagtctcacataaacttttgtgatcaatgtttaatttttttttctataataagatataatgattataaaatcatataaataaataattttatttaacaggtgtttttgttaatatatatatatactttatatcgtttaaatttaattatatatcatatacgatagataagattgattattttgatttatttattctaaaatgattgcgaataaacaagagcggtcatttgatgtatatgtgcaagccaatttattacataatagtaactgattccttagttatttaatatataattattattttattatttcataatttgcagaaaaatataaaataagtattttattatttcataatatgcagaaaaatataataagtatTTATTCTACACAAGACGCAGATCTTAACTTAAATATGTATCTcgttaataattttgaatcttaagcattttctaaatctcatgccaaaataaaagaaaaaaatgagtataaactcaaaaaattaatatttatatcgacCAATAactaaaatgacacaaaaagaaaaaaatatcgaagatagatagaattgacacgtgaacgtaaaTTTCTCATAactataattaacttttaaattgctaaatcatgatataaaaccgagctgacatagtttcattgtaaccaaatagtaggcatgagattcttcggcctaaacgttaggtttttatgctataaataattttttaacccaaaatatttttaaaaatgtgatcatttcattagtaaacaaattatgtaattaacaaaaaaagttttaaaaaattgtttaagagccaaatatattaattcgatcaataatataaatttttttccatacgatatttcttaaataattttcatataaatttatcatgcgcaaggcgcatgtcttatcctagtatgtATTAAAGGGTGTAGACAATCTAATATTTACATGATTTGGaattattaaaaactaaagCGTTTTGGGGTGAATTAGAcaatttattatg
The nucleotide sequence above comes from Brassica napus cultivar Da-Ae chromosome A9, Da-Ae, whole genome shotgun sequence. Encoded proteins:
- the LOC106351267 gene encoding uncharacterized protein LOC106351267, translated to MANRLMRDKQQSHENPTQNQRNLRNPPSETPNPHRANCPGAFPEPNLRSEPRSLRFNPVTDPEPPRQPLRLCPQEAYLENNPFSPWEMTMDKQKTGPGLK
- the LOC106364007 gene encoding transcription factor MYB86; this encodes MGRHSCCYKQKLRKGLWSPEEDEKLLNYISRHGHGCWSSVPKLAGLQRCGKSCRLRWINYLRPDLKRGAFSQDEECLIIELHAALGNRWSQIATRLPGRTDNEIKNFWNSCLKKKLRRKGIDPTTHKPLISDLQTLNVINQKLTSSEVLKLTGLLNNPHDQSMIVSSQPGSWWFPNQNAAFCLSSNTVSDQIVSLISSMSTSSSTTPITSLNPVPELNYCNNTVPSPTNSIYSAFFGNNYTEASQINNNNNNHVVNHPHDQDMKSWASEILHYNQSSETGLEAEVKPDIAKYYWRSASSSSSPNENAEALLHDADIEWYAKNLQKVHNMAFDQSL